In Bacillus sp. KH172YL63, one genomic interval encodes:
- a CDS encoding bifunctional folylpolyglutamate synthase/dihydrofolate synthase: MLTYEQAVEWIHSRLRLGIKPGLQRMNHLLKELGNPHEKLRTVHIGGTNGKGSTVTYVRHILEESGYTVGTFTSPYFERFNERISVNGQPVSDEALTELVEKIKPIAEAMEHTKWGGPSEFEIITAMSFYYFAEMNLVDLVLYEVGLGGRLDSTNVITPMVSVITSIGLDHMQFLGNSLEDISYEKAGIIKKNVPVISGVDQPEAKSVIRKRAAEMGSELFELGDAFSAERVALLEKGERFQFSSRVRTEVYELSMLGTHQINNAAIALKVVELLKETEGFDTDVENWKSGLMKATWPGRMEALSDDPQIYIDGAHNPEGVKALVKTIGERFTDKKVSILFSALHDKELKPMITQLGAAADQIAFTTFEFPRVASAEELYEASAHPNKEKVPHWKDYLKKKVQEMHSEEVLLVTGSLYFLSEVKPFLSVYLENYRNNK; this comes from the coding sequence ATGCTAACCTATGAACAAGCAGTGGAGTGGATCCATTCCAGGCTGAGACTGGGAATCAAGCCTGGCCTTCAGCGGATGAATCATTTATTGAAAGAACTGGGCAACCCTCATGAAAAGCTGAGAACGGTCCATATCGGCGGGACGAACGGAAAGGGATCAACCGTCACCTACGTCCGCCATATCCTCGAAGAGTCAGGCTACACGGTGGGGACGTTCACTTCCCCTTATTTCGAGCGCTTCAATGAGAGAATCAGCGTCAATGGGCAACCTGTTTCAGATGAAGCGCTCACCGAGCTGGTTGAAAAGATTAAGCCAATTGCAGAGGCAATGGAACACACTAAATGGGGTGGACCGTCTGAATTTGAAATCATTACGGCCATGAGCTTCTATTATTTTGCTGAAATGAACTTGGTTGATCTCGTCCTTTACGAAGTCGGCCTTGGGGGCAGACTGGATTCGACGAATGTCATCACACCGATGGTTTCGGTCATCACGAGTATCGGGCTTGATCATATGCAGTTCCTGGGCAATTCACTTGAAGACATCTCTTATGAAAAAGCCGGTATCATTAAAAAGAACGTGCCGGTCATTTCAGGGGTGGATCAGCCGGAAGCGAAGTCGGTAATCAGAAAAAGAGCGGCCGAAATGGGCAGTGAGCTTTTCGAACTTGGGGATGCTTTTTCAGCAGAGCGGGTCGCGCTGCTTGAAAAGGGAGAACGGTTCCAGTTCAGTTCACGGGTACGCACTGAAGTTTATGAGCTGTCCATGCTGGGGACGCACCAGATCAATAATGCGGCGATCGCCCTCAAAGTGGTTGAGCTCCTGAAGGAAACAGAAGGATTCGATACAGACGTGGAGAACTGGAAGTCTGGCTTGATGAAAGCAACGTGGCCAGGGAGGATGGAAGCATTGTCGGATGATCCGCAAATCTATATCGACGGTGCTCACAATCCGGAAGGTGTGAAGGCGCTGGTGAAAACAATCGGGGAGAGATTTACAGATAAGAAAGTATCGATCCTTTTTTCAGCCCTTCACGACAAAGAGCTGAAGCCGATGATCACGCAATTGGGAGCTGCAGCAGATCAAATCGCTTTCACGACCTTTGAGTTTCCAAGGGTCGCATCAGCGGAAGAACTTTATGAAGCATCGGCGCATCCAAATAAAGAGAAAGTCCCTCACTGGAAAGACTACTTGAAAAAGAAAGTTCAGGAAATGCACAGTGAGGAAGTGCTGCTCGTGACAGGATCCCTCTATTTTCTTTCAGAAGTGAAGCCATTCCTGTCTGTATATCTTGAAAATTATAGAAATAATAAGTGA
- a CDS encoding valine--tRNA ligase, with the protein METQDQQLSMPTKYDPNAIEQGRYKWWLEGKYFEAANDKEKEPYTIVIPPPNVTGKLHLGHAWDTALQDILTRMKRMQGYDVLWLPGMDHAGIATQAKVDEKLRNQGISRYDLGREKFVEETWKWKEEYAEHIRAQWAKVGLGLDYSRERFTLDEGLSDAVQKVFIDLYKKGLIYRGEYIINWDPATKTALSDIEVIHKDVQGAFYHMRYPLADGSGHIEIATTRPETMLGDTAVAVHPEDDRYKHLIGKTVTLPIVGREIPIVGDDYVDMEFGSGAVKITPAHDPNDFEIGNRHNLERILVMNEDGTMNEKADKYNGMDRFDCRKQIVKDLQDAGVLFKIEEHMHSVGHSERSGAVVEPYLSTQWFVKMDTLAEEAVKLQEGENKVNFVPERFETSYLRWMENTRDWCISRQLWWGHRIPAWYHNETGEMYVGKDAPEDIENWTQEEDVLDTWFSSALWPFSTMGWPDLDAEDFKRYYPTNTLVTGYDIIGFWVSRMIFQGLEFTGERPFKDVLIHGLVRDAEGRKMSKSLGNGVDPMDVIEKYGSDSLRYFLTTGSSPGQDLRFSFEKVESVWNFANKIWNASRFALMNMDGMTYEEIDLSGEKSVADKWILTRLNETIENVTRLADRYEFGEVGRLLYNFIWDDFCDWYIEMAKLPLYGEDEAAKKTTRSILAYVLDNTMRLLHPFMPFITEEIWQNLPHEGESITIAAWPTVQDEFTDNEAAEEMKLLVDIIRAVRNVRSEVNTPMSKQINLMLKAKDARTLGIIERNQAYIEKFCNPEKLEMGTDLEAPEKAMTAVVTGVDLFLPLEGLINIEEEVARLEKELEKWTKEVSRVQGKLNNEKFVSKAPQNVVDEEKAKEKDYLEKQATVKARIEELKSV; encoded by the coding sequence ATGGAAACGCAAGATCAACAATTATCGATGCCGACGAAATACGATCCGAATGCGATTGAACAAGGCAGATACAAATGGTGGCTTGAAGGAAAATACTTCGAAGCAGCAAACGACAAGGAGAAGGAGCCGTATACAATCGTCATTCCTCCTCCGAACGTAACCGGAAAGCTTCACCTGGGTCATGCCTGGGACACGGCGCTTCAGGATATCCTGACAAGAATGAAGCGGATGCAGGGCTATGATGTCCTTTGGCTTCCTGGAATGGACCACGCAGGTATCGCCACACAGGCAAAAGTGGACGAAAAACTCCGCAATCAGGGGATTTCACGCTACGACCTTGGCCGTGAAAAGTTCGTTGAAGAAACGTGGAAGTGGAAGGAAGAATATGCAGAGCATATCCGGGCACAGTGGGCGAAGGTAGGACTCGGTCTTGACTACAGCCGTGAGCGCTTTACGCTTGACGAAGGATTATCTGACGCAGTTCAGAAGGTATTCATCGACCTTTATAAAAAAGGATTGATCTACCGCGGCGAATACATCATCAACTGGGACCCTGCAACGAAGACGGCCCTTTCTGACATCGAGGTTATCCATAAAGACGTTCAAGGCGCGTTCTATCATATGAGATATCCATTGGCTGATGGAAGCGGACATATCGAAATTGCCACAACCCGTCCGGAAACGATGCTCGGAGATACTGCCGTAGCGGTACATCCGGAAGACGACCGCTACAAGCATCTGATCGGAAAGACCGTGACACTTCCAATCGTTGGCCGTGAAATCCCGATCGTCGGCGACGATTATGTGGATATGGAATTCGGATCCGGAGCGGTGAAAATCACACCAGCTCATGACCCGAATGACTTTGAAATCGGAAACCGTCATAACCTGGAACGCATCCTTGTGATGAACGAAGACGGGACGATGAACGAAAAAGCAGACAAATATAACGGCATGGATCGTTTTGACTGCCGTAAGCAGATCGTGAAGGACCTTCAAGACGCAGGCGTCCTCTTCAAAATCGAAGAGCATATGCATTCGGTTGGACATTCTGAGCGAAGCGGAGCGGTGGTTGAGCCTTATCTTTCTACTCAATGGTTCGTTAAAATGGACACATTGGCAGAAGAAGCGGTTAAACTTCAAGAAGGTGAGAACAAAGTTAATTTTGTTCCTGAACGTTTTGAAACATCCTACCTACGCTGGATGGAAAACACCCGTGACTGGTGTATCTCCCGTCAACTTTGGTGGGGACACAGAATCCCTGCATGGTACCACAATGAAACTGGTGAAATGTATGTAGGGAAAGATGCACCTGAAGATATCGAAAATTGGACCCAGGAAGAAGACGTGTTGGATACCTGGTTCAGTTCGGCATTATGGCCATTCTCAACGATGGGCTGGCCTGATCTGGATGCAGAAGACTTTAAGCGTTATTACCCAACGAACACACTTGTTACAGGGTACGATATTATTGGCTTCTGGGTATCGCGGATGATTTTCCAAGGGTTGGAGTTCACCGGAGAAAGACCATTCAAAGATGTTCTCATTCATGGTTTGGTCCGCGATGCAGAAGGACGTAAGATGAGTAAATCACTAGGAAACGGTGTAGACCCAATGGATGTCATCGAAAAGTACGGATCCGATTCCCTCCGTTACTTCCTGACAACCGGAAGTTCACCAGGACAGGATCTTCGCTTCTCATTTGAAAAAGTGGAATCTGTTTGGAACTTCGCGAATAAGATCTGGAACGCTTCCCGATTCGCCCTGATGAATATGGATGGCATGACATACGAAGAAATCGATCTTTCAGGTGAAAAGTCGGTTGCCGACAAGTGGATCCTTACCCGCCTGAATGAAACGATAGAAAATGTGACTCGTTTGGCTGACCGATATGAGTTTGGTGAAGTGGGCCGACTTCTTTACAACTTCATCTGGGATGACTTCTGTGACTGGTATATTGAAATGGCGAAACTGCCTCTGTATGGAGAGGATGAAGCAGCTAAGAAAACGACACGTTCGATTCTTGCTTATGTTCTCGACAACACAATGAGACTTCTTCACCCATTCATGCCGTTTATTACCGAGGAAATATGGCAGAACTTGCCGCATGAAGGCGAATCCATTACGATCGCAGCATGGCCGACGGTTCAAGATGAGTTTACAGACAACGAAGCAGCTGAAGAAATGAAGCTTCTTGTCGACATCATCCGCGCGGTTCGTAACGTACGTTCTGAAGTGAACACACCGATGAGCAAGCAGATCAATTTAATGTTGAAAGCGAAGGATGCCCGTACGCTCGGTATCATCGAAAGAAACCAGGCGTATATCGAGAAATTCTGTAATCCTGAGAAGCTTGAAATGGGTACAGATTTAGAAGCGCCTGAAAAAGCGATGACAGCCGTCGTGACCGGAGTAGACTTATTCCTTCCATTAGAAGGCTTGATCAATATTGAGGAAGAAGTTGCCCGTCTTGAGAAAGAACTGGAAAAATGGACGAAGGAAGTATCCCGCGTTCAAGGCAAGCTGAACAACGAGAAATTTGTCAGCAAAGCCCCTCAAAACGTAGTAGATGAGGAAAAAGCAAAAGAAAAAGATTATCTTGAAAAGCAGGCAACAGTAAAAGCAAGAATTGAAGAACTAAAATCAGTATAA
- the ysxE gene encoding spore coat protein YsxE codes for MVQTLDGLKPVLQPYGVEPHFVESYGKISKVFSNKGTLAVKQLPAQNGVDFVRNVQLLFQRGYNRIVPIYPTLDGRYAVWNEGDLYYVMPWLLNQEREDSFEKHQKMFRELARLHSLSSQEVKIDKEERESHYDLLTSRWDKEQEFLDEYVEACEKTTYMSPFQLHFCMYYKDASQALKFSRKMLDEWYEETKEMEKVRTVITHGKVSTEHFLFDDRGMGYFHNFENSKIGSPFHDLLPFLSRTLKTYPKYYEECVEWLTTYFHHFAVRNEERLLFMSYLAYPSSVIAVAEKYFHTPKDKRNERKSVKKLQRHYWLLKNTEYVVMRLDEMEKKKKEQAQAAEGE; via the coding sequence ATGGTACAAACGCTCGATGGATTAAAGCCTGTATTGCAGCCTTATGGCGTCGAACCACATTTTGTGGAAAGCTACGGGAAGATCTCGAAGGTTTTCTCCAACAAGGGTACCCTGGCGGTGAAGCAGCTCCCTGCACAGAACGGAGTGGATTTCGTCCGGAATGTACAGCTGCTTTTTCAACGGGGCTACAACCGGATCGTCCCCATCTATCCGACCCTTGATGGACGGTACGCCGTGTGGAATGAAGGCGATCTATACTATGTGATGCCATGGCTTTTGAATCAGGAAAGGGAAGACAGCTTTGAGAAGCACCAGAAAATGTTCAGGGAACTCGCCCGCCTCCATTCTCTTTCTTCTCAGGAAGTCAAGATCGATAAAGAAGAGAGGGAGTCCCATTATGACCTGCTCACATCGAGGTGGGATAAAGAGCAGGAATTCCTTGATGAGTATGTAGAAGCTTGCGAGAAGACGACGTATATGTCCCCGTTTCAGCTGCATTTTTGTATGTACTATAAAGATGCGTCACAGGCTTTGAAATTTTCCCGAAAGATGCTGGATGAATGGTACGAAGAAACGAAGGAAATGGAGAAGGTCAGGACCGTCATCACCCACGGAAAGGTATCGACGGAGCATTTCCTGTTCGATGACCGGGGGATGGGGTATTTCCATAACTTCGAGAATTCAAAAATCGGCTCGCCGTTTCACGACCTGCTGCCTTTTTTATCAAGGACGCTGAAAACGTATCCGAAGTATTATGAAGAATGTGTCGAGTGGCTCACTACGTATTTCCATCATTTTGCCGTCCGGAACGAGGAGCGGCTCCTGTTCATGAGTTATTTAGCGTATCCGAGCTCAGTCATCGCAGTGGCGGAGAAGTACTTCCATACACCGAAGGATAAGAGGAATGAAAGGAAGTCGGTCAAGAAGTTGCAGCGGCACTACTGGCTTCTGAAAAATACAGAATATGTCGTCATGCGTCTCGATGAAATGGAAAAGAAAAAGAAGGAACAGGCACAGGCAGCCGAGGGAGAATAA
- the spoVID gene encoding stage VI sporulation protein D translates to MSHEQQSCLRFSLEESIWFKKGQEVEELLSISLDPHITIQEQEQYVLIRGSLDLSGEYLPTSLREEEDDGFEGGGKFVQTVEKREKGEYEFVHRFPVDVTIPKNRIASLGDIDVYVESFDYHVPENACLKLNADLTITGIYGEQQTHTPLEAEYGREEEFEPLYRSAAVAEVEEEVETEEEREEVFEYGIYSESDETSTVEEEEAESEAEEEEYRPFSLEGKTPPKEAEDEIPVQIQYDAQPAHTYEEIDYRKENVFQLPQHELSESSEEQHAEPKAVYTPPPKPKAQEAEEEESSSSSSAEMEESGEEQDEKKKTKGKKKYETISLTDFFARKEEEKGATLRVCIVQEGETLDFIAEKYDLTIPQLLRVNQLEANQDVYVGQVLYIPKSEFVFKG, encoded by the coding sequence TTGTCACACGAACAACAATCGTGCTTACGATTTTCTTTGGAAGAATCAATTTGGTTTAAAAAAGGACAGGAAGTTGAAGAACTGTTATCCATCTCCTTAGATCCCCATATAACGATTCAAGAGCAAGAGCAATATGTACTTATTAGGGGCAGCCTTGACCTCTCTGGTGAATATTTGCCAACCTCTCTACGTGAAGAGGAAGATGACGGGTTCGAAGGGGGCGGGAAGTTCGTCCAGACTGTGGAAAAGAGGGAGAAAGGGGAGTATGAGTTTGTCCACCGCTTCCCGGTCGATGTGACCATCCCGAAAAACCGGATTGCAAGCCTCGGTGATATTGATGTGTACGTCGAATCATTTGATTATCATGTGCCTGAAAATGCGTGCCTGAAATTGAATGCCGATCTGACGATTACCGGTATATATGGAGAACAGCAAACCCATACGCCCCTTGAGGCCGAGTATGGCAGGGAAGAAGAATTCGAGCCACTGTACAGGTCTGCGGCCGTAGCAGAAGTGGAGGAAGAAGTGGAAACGGAAGAGGAAAGAGAAGAAGTGTTCGAGTACGGCATCTACTCTGAAAGTGACGAGACGTCGACCGTTGAAGAAGAAGAGGCGGAATCGGAAGCGGAAGAGGAAGAATACCGGCCGTTCAGCCTGGAAGGGAAGACGCCGCCTAAGGAAGCGGAGGACGAAATTCCTGTTCAGATCCAATACGATGCCCAACCGGCTCATACGTATGAAGAAATCGACTACCGGAAAGAAAATGTCTTCCAATTGCCTCAACATGAACTGAGTGAGTCTTCTGAAGAGCAGCATGCAGAACCGAAGGCTGTCTATACCCCTCCGCCGAAGCCTAAGGCCCAGGAAGCGGAGGAAGAAGAATCCTCCTCATCCTCTTCAGCTGAAATGGAAGAAAGCGGCGAAGAGCAGGATGAAAAGAAAAAGACAAAAGGCAAGAAGAAATATGAAACGATTTCACTGACAGATTTCTTTGCAAGGAAAGAAGAGGAAAAAGGCGCAACCCTGCGTGTATGCATCGTCCAGGAGGGAGAGACCCTTGATTTTATCGCTGAGAAGTATGACTTAACAATCCCTCAGCTGTTAAGGGTCAATCAGCTTGAGGCCAACCAGGATGTATACGTCGGGCAGGTTCTTTACATCCCGAAAAGCGAATTTGTCTTCAAGGGATAA
- the hemL gene encoding glutamate-1-semialdehyde 2,1-aminomutase — protein sequence MRSYEKSKQAFKEAVNLMPGGVNSPVRAFKSVKMDPIFMERGKGSKIYDIDGNEYIDYVLSWGPLILGHSNDRVVESIKKVAENGTSFGAPTEIENELAKLVIDRVPSIEVVRMVSSGTEATMSALRLARGYTGRNKILKFEGCYHGHGDSLLIKAGSGVATLGLPDSPGVPEGVAKNTITVPYNDLESIRYAFEQFGDDIAAIIVEPVAGNMGVVPPQPGFLEGLRETTENHGSLLIFDEVMTGFRVGYGCAQGFYNVTPDLTCLGKVIGGGLPVGAYGGKAEIMERIAPSGPIYQAGTLSGNPLAMTAGYETLSQLTPETYEEFARKADMLEEGLKKAAEKHNIPHRINRAGSMVGIFFTNEEVNNYDGAKSSDLEMFADYYREMANQGVFLPPSQFEGLFLSTAHTDEDIEKTLQAADKAFEKISKK from the coding sequence TTGCGTTCATATGAGAAATCGAAGCAAGCGTTCAAAGAAGCAGTAAATCTGATGCCCGGCGGCGTGAACAGTCCGGTGAGGGCATTCAAATCAGTCAAGATGGATCCCATTTTTATGGAAAGAGGAAAAGGATCTAAAATTTACGATATTGATGGAAATGAATATATTGATTACGTCCTCTCATGGGGACCGCTGATTCTCGGACACAGCAATGACCGTGTGGTTGAATCAATCAAAAAGGTAGCGGAAAACGGGACAAGCTTCGGAGCCCCTACAGAAATCGAAAATGAATTGGCCAAGCTGGTGATTGACCGGGTGCCGAGCATCGAAGTCGTCCGCATGGTTTCTTCCGGAACCGAAGCGACGATGAGTGCACTTCGTCTTGCCCGCGGTTACACAGGCCGTAATAAAATCCTGAAATTCGAAGGCTGTTACCACGGTCATGGGGATTCATTATTGATCAAGGCAGGCTCCGGCGTCGCGACGCTTGGACTGCCTGACAGCCCTGGAGTGCCTGAAGGTGTGGCGAAGAATACGATTACCGTCCCTTATAATGACTTAGAAAGCATCCGTTATGCTTTCGAACAATTCGGAGACGACATTGCGGCCATCATCGTTGAGCCGGTTGCAGGGAATATGGGCGTTGTCCCTCCTCAGCCTGGTTTCTTAGAGGGACTGCGTGAAACCACAGAGAATCATGGTTCCCTGTTGATCTTTGATGAAGTAATGACCGGATTCCGTGTCGGGTACGGATGTGCGCAAGGCTTTTACAATGTGACACCTGATTTGACCTGCTTAGGAAAGGTGATCGGCGGAGGTCTTCCGGTCGGAGCGTACGGCGGAAAAGCTGAAATCATGGAAAGAATCGCGCCAAGCGGTCCGATCTATCAAGCGGGTACATTATCAGGGAATCCGCTTGCCATGACGGCAGGTTATGAAACACTCAGCCAGCTGACACCGGAAACGTATGAAGAGTTTGCCCGCAAAGCGGATATGCTCGAAGAAGGATTGAAGAAAGCAGCAGAAAAGCACAACATCCCTCATCGTATCAATCGTGCAGGCTCCATGGTCGGGATCTTCTTCACAAACGAAGAAGTGAACAATTACGACGGTGCGAAGTCTTCCGATTTAGAAATGTTTGCCGATTACTACCGTGAAATGGCGAATCAAGGAGTATTCCTGCCACCTTCACAATTTGAAGGCCTGTTCCTTTCAACTGCCCATACGGATGAAGATATTGAAAAAACCCTGCAAGCAGCAGACAAAGCGTTTGAGAAAATCAGCAAGAAGTAA
- the hemB gene encoding porphobilinogen synthase, with protein MKDLQFNRHRRLRQSESMRALVRETHLRKEDLIYPLFIVEGENIKNVVPSMPGVYHISLDNLKAEMDEVVSLGIKSIILFGVPAEKDELGGQAYHDHGIVQRATRFVKEHYPELVVIADTCLCQYTSHGHCGIVKEGKVLNDETLDLLAKTAVSQAEAGADIIAPSNMMDGFVAAIRHGLDEAGYHDVPIMSYAVKYSSSFYGPFRDAAHSTPQFGDRRTYQMDPANRMEALREAESDMAEGADFLIVKPALSYLDIMREVKDRFNAPVVAYNVSGEYSMVKAAAQNGWVNEQEIVMEKLTSMKRAGADLIITYFAKDVANWLS; from the coding sequence ATGAAAGACCTGCAATTTAACCGTCATCGCCGCTTACGCCAAAGTGAAAGTATGCGTGCGCTGGTAAGAGAAACCCATCTGAGAAAAGAAGACCTGATTTATCCATTGTTTATAGTGGAAGGGGAAAATATCAAGAATGTTGTTCCTTCCATGCCTGGTGTTTACCATATCTCGCTCGATAACCTGAAAGCGGAAATGGATGAAGTCGTTTCCCTTGGCATCAAATCGATCATTCTTTTCGGTGTACCGGCAGAGAAGGATGAATTAGGGGGACAGGCGTATCACGATCACGGGATTGTACAGAGAGCGACAAGATTTGTGAAGGAACACTACCCGGAGCTTGTTGTCATCGCCGATACATGCCTTTGCCAGTACACGAGCCACGGTCATTGTGGGATCGTGAAAGAAGGAAAAGTCCTGAATGACGAGACGCTTGACCTTTTAGCCAAAACAGCAGTCAGTCAGGCAGAAGCAGGGGCTGATATCATTGCACCGTCTAACATGATGGACGGATTCGTGGCAGCGATCCGCCACGGACTGGATGAAGCGGGCTATCATGACGTACCGATTATGTCTTATGCCGTTAAATATTCTTCAAGCTTTTACGGTCCGTTCCGTGATGCGGCCCATTCCACGCCTCAATTCGGGGACCGGAGAACCTATCAGATGGATCCGGCGAACCGCATGGAAGCCCTTCGTGAAGCAGAATCGGATATGGCAGAAGGGGCGGATTTCCTGATTGTGAAACCGGCACTGTCCTACCTGGATATTATGAGAGAAGTGAAGGACCGTTTTAACGCACCTGTTGTTGCTTATAATGTAAGTGGGGAGTACAGCATGGTGAAAGCCGCGGCCCAAAACGGGTGGGTGAACGAACAGGAAATCGTCATGGAGAAGCTGACAAGCATGAAGCGTGCAGGAGCAGATCTCATCATTACGTATTTCGCCAAAGATGTAGCCAATTGGTTATCCTGA
- a CDS encoding uroporphyrinogen-III synthase, whose product MKGQGPLDQIKVLVTRGNEGSSDTGALIEKEGGVPILVPLLHFQPHIDAWETSLRNAIHTYEWIVFTSKNGVKFFLEGLNRLGIPLSSYAGKFAVVGSKTEEVCQSHGIPVSFVPDQFTGEDFAGEFLSKMKPSGSVLIPKGNLARDVIATELASAGVPCQEWIVYDTVLPDESVVQLKDLIQKEQVDVITFTSSSTVHHFMKVIEEYSLHDQIRGVPIACIGPITKKTAEKYGLHVNICPEIYTVNEMVNEMKSFISSR is encoded by the coding sequence ATGAAGGGGCAGGGGCCTTTAGATCAGATAAAGGTTTTGGTCACCCGTGGAAATGAAGGCTCCAGCGATACCGGGGCCCTTATTGAGAAAGAGGGAGGGGTTCCGATCCTGGTGCCGCTCCTTCATTTCCAGCCTCACATAGATGCGTGGGAGACGAGTCTCCGTAACGCGATACATACATACGAATGGATTGTTTTTACGAGTAAAAACGGTGTGAAATTCTTCCTTGAAGGATTGAATCGTCTTGGGATTCCGTTAAGCTCTTACGCCGGGAAATTTGCGGTGGTCGGCAGTAAAACGGAAGAGGTTTGTCAATCACATGGAATCCCCGTCAGCTTTGTTCCGGATCAATTCACCGGGGAGGACTTTGCCGGAGAATTTCTGTCGAAAATGAAGCCGTCCGGTTCCGTCTTGATTCCAAAGGGGAACCTGGCAAGAGACGTGATTGCCACTGAACTGGCTTCTGCCGGGGTCCCTTGTCAGGAATGGATCGTATATGACACGGTCCTTCCCGATGAAAGCGTCGTTCAACTGAAGGATTTGATTCAAAAAGAGCAGGTAGATGTGATTACATTTACAAGCTCGTCTACGGTCCATCATTTTATGAAGGTGATTGAGGAGTACTCCCTGCATGATCAAATCAGGGGAGTCCCGATCGCCTGTATCGGACCGATCACGAAAAAGACTGCCGAAAAATACGGATTGCATGTAAATATTTGTCCGGAGATTTATACTGTTAATGAAATGGTGAATGAGATGAAATCCTTCATCTCTTCCCGATAG
- the hemC gene encoding hydroxymethylbilane synthase, which produces MRKIIVGSRRSKLALTQTNWVIDQLKAIDPSYDFEVKEIVTKGDQILDVTLSKVGGKGLFVKEIEQAMLDKEIDMAVHSMKDMPAVLPEGLTIGSIPEREDHRDAFISKNHVALKDLPGGAIVGTSSLRRGAQILAARPDLEIKWIRGNIDTRLSKLQNEDYDAIILAAAGLSRMGWTSDVVTEFLDPDLCLPAVGQGALSIECREGDAQVLELLGKFACSETTATVTAERAFLHKMEGGCQVPIAGYAELKENGEVALTGLVASPDGKTIYKEYMVGENPKLVGEKVAESLTKQGAKALIDQVKEELDQ; this is translated from the coding sequence ATGAGAAAAATTATTGTTGGATCTAGACGAAGCAAATTAGCACTCACACAAACAAATTGGGTGATCGATCAGTTGAAGGCGATTGATCCTTCATACGATTTCGAAGTGAAGGAAATTGTCACAAAAGGAGATCAAATCCTGGATGTGACTCTGTCTAAAGTAGGCGGAAAAGGCTTGTTCGTGAAAGAAATCGAACAGGCGATGCTGGATAAAGAAATCGATATGGCGGTCCACAGCATGAAAGATATGCCGGCTGTCCTTCCTGAGGGTCTCACAATCGGAAGCATCCCTGAACGTGAGGATCACCGGGACGCCTTCATCAGCAAAAATCATGTTGCCCTTAAAGATTTACCGGGCGGGGCGATTGTCGGGACAAGCAGTCTCCGCAGGGGTGCACAAATCCTCGCGGCTAGACCGGACCTTGAGATCAAATGGATCCGGGGTAATATCGATACACGCCTTTCGAAGCTTCAGAATGAAGATTACGATGCGATCATCCTGGCAGCAGCAGGTTTATCAAGAATGGGATGGACTTCAGACGTAGTCACTGAATTCCTCGATCCGGATCTTTGCCTGCCGGCTGTCGGACAAGGTGCATTATCAATCGAGTGCAGGGAGGGTGACGCACAGGTCCTTGAACTGCTTGGGAAATTCGCATGCAGCGAAACGACTGCAACCGTGACGGCTGAACGTGCATTCCTTCATAAAATGGAAGGCGGCTGCCAGGTGCCGATTGCAGGTTATGCCGAGCTGAAGGAAAACGGTGAGGTTGCACTGACCGGGCTTGTCGCGTCTCCTGACGGCAAAACGATTTATAAAGAATACATGGTTGGGGAGAATCCTAAGCTTGTCGGTGAAAAAGTGGCCGAAAGTTTGACAAAACAAGGCGCAAAAGCGCTGATCGACCAAGTGAAAGAAGAGCTAGATCAATAA